The genomic DNA GGCGCTCGCGGAATGGCTGAGGCGGCCGGTGCTCCCCCACGTCGAGCGCAACGAGCTGTTGCTCAAGCTCTTCTTCGGAGCCCAGGTGGGACCCGCGGACTCCCTGGCCCAGGTGGAGCGCAGCCGCGCCGAGGCGGAGGGGCTGCTGGCGGCGCTGCGCCTCATCGACGAGAACGTCCGCCACTCCCGGGGAGACGACCCGGAGCTTGCCTACCAGCATCTGTCCATTCGCGCGGGGCTGCACGGGCTGGAGGCGCACCTGCGCTGGTGTGACGAGGCGCGCGAAGCGCTCCAGCGGCTCGAGCGGACGACGGTTTCGACGAAGAAGAGGAAAGAACGATGAGCGGTCATCCGGAAGAAGGAGCGCGGCGTCTGCCCACGTTCGTGCCGTGGCTCGCCCTGGGCGTGGGGGCCGGACTGTTGATGTTGCTGAACACGGAGTGGGCCGTGCT from Melittangium boletus DSM 14713 includes the following:
- a CDS encoding PadR family transcriptional regulator, which gives rise to MARESTCRFAILGMLCREPMSGYDLRSAIERSVGHFWQESYGNLYPTLERMAEERLVELDPEEHSRGGRVRKVYRVTATGRTALAEWLRRPVLPHVERNELLLKLFFGAQVGPADSLAQVERSRAEAEGLLAALRLIDENVRHSRGDDPELAYQHLSIRAGLHGLEAHLRWCDEAREALQRLERTTVSTKKRKER